The DNA window CCGGCAGCGACCAGACGCTTGGCTTCGTCCAGTACATCGCCAATCGGGCGGCTGACGTGCTTGCCGCGCATATCGGGAATAATGCAGAAGGTGCAGCTGTGGTTACAGCCTTCGGAAATTTTCAGGTAGGAATAATGGCGCGGGGTCAGCTTCACGCCCTCGGGCGGCACCGGCACCAGATCGATAAAGGGATTGTGTTCTTTATCCACCGGCGGCACCCATTCATGCACCGCGGTCATCACTTCTTCGTAGGCCTGCGGGCCGGTAATGGCCAGAATGCCGGGGTTCAGTTCTTTGATGGTTTCGGCGTCTTTGCCCTTGCCCATGCAGCCGGTAACGATCACTTTGCCGTTCTCGGTCATGGCTTCTTTAATGGCATCCAGCGATTCCTGTTTGGCGGCATCGATAAAGCCACAGGTATTCACCACCACCACATCGGCGTTGTCGTAACTATTTACCACCTCATAACCGTCGAGGCGCAGCTGAGTCAGAATTTTTTCTGAATCAACCAACGCTTTCGGGCAGCCGAGGCTGACAAAACCGACTTTACCACTGGACATACAAGAGCCTCACCGAAGAAAACAGCTGCCGGGCAGAAGCCGGCCAGCCTGAACACAGAATTGGGCGCGAATTGTACAGAGGCCGCTGCCCATGCGCCAGACGCACCGTGCGGCAATGTGCTACCATGCGCGGCTTTCCCAGCCGCCAGAACCTGCCATGCGTCTTGATAAATTTCTTGCTGACACCACCGACCTCACCCGCTCACTGGCCACCAAAGCCGTTAAACAAGGCCGGGTGCTGGTGAACGGTGACAAGCCCAAAAGTGCCGCCGTTAAAATTGCCGACACCGATCTGGTGACCTTCGATGGTGAAACCCTGACGCTGGAAAGCGGCTTCCGCTACATCATCATGAACAAACCGACCGGTTATGTGTGCACCCACCGCGACAGCACTCACCCGCTGGTGTTCGACCTGCTGGAAGGCATTATCAACCCACGCGACCTGCACACCGTCGGCCGCCTGGACGTCGACACCACCGGCCTGCTGCTGATCACCGACGACGGCCAGTGGTCGCACATTCTCACCTCGCCCAAACGCCACAAACCCAAGGTATACCGTGCCTGGCTGGCTGAAGACCTGTGCGACGAAGCCGAATTGCGTTTTGAGCGCGGCATTCTGCTGGAAGATGACGACACCCCCACCTTACCGGCGCAGCTGCAGCGCATTACCCCGCGCGAAGTGCTGGTGACCATCCACGAGGGTCGTTACCACCAGGTTAAGCGCATGTTTGCCGCGCTGAGCAATCATGTGGAAAAACTGCACCGCGAGAGTATGGGAGGGCTGGAGCTGCCCGCTGACCTGGCCGTGGGTGAGTACCGGCCGTTGACGGAAGAAGAAATAGCCCGGGCTATAGCCGTTGGCTGACGGCTGCCAGCCTTTTTGCCAGCCCGCTGGTACGGCCGCAGCTGACCTTGCATGCTGTACGCCAGCCCTGCCGGGCTGGTTTAGCTGCCGCTGCGCGGCAGCTTATGCGGCCTGCAGCCGCTGGACAGGCCGCCGTTGGCGGCCTGATGCGGGGCTCCGCCCCCGCGCCCCGATTGCGAGGAACTTATCCTCGCGCTCCAGCTTTGCGCTGTATAGCACGTATTCCCTCATTCACCGTCATTGCCTGCGGCCACGGATCGTAAGGCGCGTCGTGCGCCACGATCCTCGCCCGGTCCATCCGGGCGGGCCTGTCAATGACGCTTCATTTCGGCGTGCTATAGGCGCGGATAAAACCGCAGCAAATTTAAAATCATATATCGGCCTGCGGCCGGAAGAATTTTCGGTTTTCGGATTTTGCGTGCGTAGCACGCCCCAAAAAGCCTTTCCGGCGTAGCCGCTGGGGTTTGTTCCGGCCCATTCGTTCCAGCCCGAAGTTTGGCAAAGCCAATAGCATCGTTTGGATGACTCCAAACGAGCGGCCAGGGGCATGGATGCCCCTTGACCGCGTATGCGTTATTGGCTTTGGTAAACGAGGATCAGCTGGGACGCGGGCCAGAGGGGATTGTAAGGGGATTCCTCCCCTTACATTGGGGCGCAGGGGCGGAGCCCCGCATCAGGCCAGCCGCGGCAGCGGCGGCCGTACCAGTCTGCAAGGCTGGCCTGCAGCACAAACCGCAGTGATGGCCAAAGACACCCAGCCCAACGGGCTGGCAAAAAACCCCGCGCTGTTAAGCGCCCTTCACCTTCGGTAAACGCTCCAGCGCTGCATCAATTTCCGCCTGCGGGTACTCGTAGTCTTCCAGCTGGTTATTCAGATACTTGTCGTACGACACCATATCGAAATGACCATGACCGGAAAGGTTGAAGAACAGCGTCTTGGCCTCGCCAGTCTCCTTGCAACGCAGTGCTTCATCGATACAGGCACGAATGGCGTGGTTGGATTCCGGTGCCGGGATAATGCCTTCAGTGCGGGCAAACTGCACACCGGCCTGGAAGGTCGCGACCTGCGGTACCGCCACCGCTTCGATCAGTTTTTCGTGGTACATCTGCGATACCAGCGTAGAAGCACCGTGGTAACGCAAACCACCGGCGTGAATGCCCGGCGGCATAAAGTCGTGGCCAAGGGTGTATTGCAGCATCAGCGGGGTCAGGCCTTCGGTATCACCGAAATCGTAGGCGTAGTGACCACGGGTTAAGCTCGGGCAGGAGGTCGGTTCAACCGCCACCAGACGCACTTTTTTGCCACCGGCCGCTTCGTCGGCGTAGAACGGGAACGCCGCGCCACCAAAGTTAGAACCGCCACCACAAGGGGCAAAAATCATATCCGGGTAGTCACCCACCAGCGCAAATTGCTTTTTCGCTTCCAGGCCAATCACGGTCTGGTGCAGCAGCACGTGGTTCAGCACCGAACCCAGGGCGTATTTGGTGTCGGCGCGACTGGCGGCTTCTTCCACCGCTTCGGAAATGGCAATGCCCAGTGAGCCCTGGTTATTGGGGTCGGCGGCCAGAATCTTACGGCCGGCTTCGGTAAGATTACTCGGGCTGGCAATCACTTCCCCACCCCAGGTCTGCATCATCGAACGGCGGAACGGCTTCTGCTCAAAACTCACCTTCACCATGTACACACGCACATCAATGCCGAACATCTGGCCCGCCAGCGACAGCGACGAACCCCATTGGCCGGCGCCGGTTTCGGTGGTTAAGCGCGTAATACCGGCTTGTTTGTTGTAATAGGCCTGCGCAATGGCCGAGGTCAGTTTGTGCGAACCGGCGGCGCTGATGCCTTCGTACTTGTAGTAAATTTTGCACGGCGTTCCCAGCGCTTCTTCCAGGCGGTGGGCGCGGAACATCGGCGTCGGGCGCCATTGCTGGTAAATCTCACGCACCGGCTCCGGAATATCAATCCAGCGCTGCATCGAGACTTCCTGCTCAATGATATTGTCGGCAAAAATGGCCGACATCGCAGAACCATCCAGCGGCTTACCATCCGGGCCCAGTGACGGCGCCGGCGGGTTTTTCAGATCGGCCGCCACGTTGTACCACTGTTTCGGGATATCGGTTTCGGGCAGCAGGATTTTGGTTTGTTTCATGAAGGCGTTCCGCTTATACAGGTCATCGTAAAGGCGGGCAGTTTAAAAGATTTTGCCACCCTGAACCATGATGCAAGCCATTCTCTGCCCCACTCTGTTCCACCGCTGCAACAGCAACGCCTTGAAAAGCCGGCGGCACCGCCCTCATATAGCCAGCAATCCCTAATGGAACGTGAATCATGTCGGATCAGGAACACGAATACATCGGCCGTGAAGAAACCCCCTCCGGGGTGGCACTGGCCAACGAAATATTGCCCGGGCAGCTGAACATTCTGCCGGTGAATGGCCGGCCTTTTTTTCCGGCTCAGGTGCAGCCGGTGATTGTCGATGAAAAGCTCTGGGGCGAAACCCTGCGCCGGGTGGCTAAAACCGACCATAAACTGCTGGGGCTGGCCTTTGTTGACGATAAATTAACCGACGAAATCCCCACCATTGACCGTATTCCGTTAATGGGTTGCGTGGTGCGCATTCATCATGTGCAGGCTGAAGATGGCCGCATCCAGTTTATTGCCCAGGGCGTACGCCGCTACAAAGTGCTGGAATGGCTGAGTGAAAAAGCACCGCTGCTCGGCCGGGTACATTACCCGCGCCACAGCGGTGACTTTACCGACGAAATCAAGGCCTATGCCATGGCGGTAATCAACGCCATTAAAGAACTGGTGAGCATTAATCCGCTGTACTCTGAGGAACTGAAGCATTATTTAAACCGCTTCAGCCCCAACGACCCGTCGCCGTTAACCGATTTTGCCGCGGCCATTACCACTGCCGAAGGCCCGGCGCTGCAGGAAATTCTGGAAACCATTCCGCTGCAGAAGCGCATGGAAAAAGTTTTGCTGCTGCTGAAAAAAGAAGTGGAAGTGGCGCGCCTGCAGGTGGAAATCAACAAAACCGTTAACGACAACATTAACAAGCATCAGCGTGAGTTTTTCCTGAAGCAGCAGTTAAAAACCATTCAGAAAGAATTGGGCATATCCAAAGACGATAAAACCGCCGAAATCGACGAATTTATGCAGCGCCTGCAGGGTAAAACCTTGCCCAAAGCGGCGCAAAAACGCATTGATGAAGAACTGCATAAACTGCAGATGCTGGAAACCGGCTCGGCCGAATATGCCGTTACCCGTAATTATTTAGACTGGGCCACCAGCATTCCCTGGGGCATCTACTCCACCGATGCCTTTAATTTAGCGCAGGCACGCGAGGTGCTTAACGAACACCACGCCGGGCTGGACGACGTAAAAGACCGCATTCTGGAGTTTCTGGCCGTAGGCACCTTTAAGCAGGAAGTCTCTGGTTCCATCATGTTGCTGGTTGGCCCGCCTGGGGTGGGTAAAACCTCCATTGGCCGTTCCATTGCCGATGCGCTGGGGCGCAAATTTTACCGTTTCAGCGTTGGCGGTATGCGCGATGAAGCCGAAATTAAAGGCCACCGCCGTACTTATATTGGCGCCCTTCCCGGCAAGCTGATTCAGGCCTTAAAAGACGTGGAAGTGGCCAACCCGGTGATTATGCTGGATGAAATTGACAAACTCGGCTCGTCCTATCAGGGCGACCCGGCCTCAGCCTTGCTGGAAGTGCTGGACCCGGAACAGAACCGCGAATTTCTCGACCATTATCTGGATTTGCGCGTGGATTTATCCAAAGTGCTGTTTATCTGCACCGCCAACCAGCTCGACAGCATTCCGGCGCCATTGCTCGACCGCATGGATACCATCCGCCTGTCGGGCTACATCACCGAAGAAAAACTGGCCATTGCCAAAAGCCATTTATGGCCACGGGTATTGCAACGCCACGGGCTGAAAAAATCGCAGGTAAAAATTGCCGACAGCACCTTAAAAGCCATGATAGAAGGCTACGCGCGCGAGTCGGGCGTACGCCATCTGGAAAAACTGCTGCAGCAGATAGCCCGCAAAGCGGTGGTGAAATTACTGGACAACCCGACGCTGAAAATTACCGTAAGCCAGAAAGACCTGCAGGCTTATCTAGGTGCGCCGGTGTTCCGCGCGGAACGTATTTTACGCGGCGTCGGCGTAGTAACCGGACTGGCCTGGACCGCCATGGGCGGCGCCACATTACCCATTGAAGCGGCGGTGGTACACCAGCAAAACCGGGGCTTTAAACTCACCGGCAAGCTGGGCGAGGTGATGAAAGAATCGGCCGAAATTGCCTACAGTTTTGCCGCCGGCCACGCCCGGCAATTTGGCGGCGATGCGGCCTTTTTCGACCAGCGTTTTATTCACCTGCACGTCCCCGAAGGGGCCACTCCAAAAGATGGCCCCAGCGCCGGCGTCACCATGACCACCGCGCTGGTATCGTTGATGCTGAACAAACGCATTAAACGCCCGCTGGCCATGACCGGCGAACTCACCCTGACCGGGCAAGTATTACCGGTGGGCGGTATCCGCGAAAAGGTGATTGCCGCACGGCGTTCAAAAATTATGGAAGTGATTTTGCCAGAGGCGAACCGGCGTGATTACGACGAACTCCCCGACCATATCCGCAAAGGGATGACTGCGCATTTCGCCGAAAATTATCAGGATGTGTTTGATGTGGTGTTCGGCTGAACACCACTCAAATTTTGCAAAAAAAGGCAGAAAAAACCGCCGGAAAACTTACTTAATAATCTGAATCAGCTGTTTGAATTCCGGCCCTTCGGCGACCCGCTGCAATTCAAACAGTGCCAGCTCCATGCTGGTTAAATGCGCGCCCAGCTTTTCCATTTTACGGATGGCCAGCTCTTTGTTGGTCAGCACGCGGGAACTGACACAGTCTGTAACCAGATGCACTTCGTACTGGCTGCGCAGTAAATCGCACACCGTCTGGTACACGCACACATGGCTTTCCAGCCCGGCCACCAGCCATTGCTTACGGCGGGTATGCTGCACGGCTTTGGCAATCTCGGTGTTCTGCATGCCACTGAAGCTGTGTTTTTCGTACGGCTGGCCTGGCAGCAGCGCAGCAATTTCCGGGCGGGTTTTGCCCAGTTTGGACGGAATTTGCTCCATCCAGATTACCGGCAGGCCCAGCACTTCGGCGCCTTTAATCAGTTTTTGTACCTGGGTAAACATGGCCGCGCTGTCGTGCATCAGGTCGGACAACTTACCCTGAATATCCACAATCATCAGGCCGGTGGTGTCTTTGTTCAGCATACTGCCTCCGCTGTTTTTATAAGAACCGCAGCCACCAGCTTAGCCCTGTTCAGGCGCTGGCGGCAATGCGTGAATATCAGCGGGTAAGAATGGCTTCCAGATCGGCCTCCGCCGGCATAAACCAGTAAGCGCCGGTTTCGGCGGTGGAATAGCGCATTAAATGGTCGCTGTAGCCATCGTCGGTATTGCCCAGCATACGGTCCAGCTGAATGCGGATACGCTTCAGGTTGCAGGCGAAGGCAATAAAATACAGACCGTGGTCTTCCGCATTGCCATAAGGCGTACTGCGGCGCCAGATTTTCTGCCCAACGCCATCCACTGTTACATCGGTACGGCTGACGTGCGAGGTGGGCGGCATATCATCGCCTTCCAGCTCGATATTGTCGTGTTTGGTGCGGCCAATCA is part of the Venatoribacter cucullus genome and encodes:
- a CDS encoding pseudouridine synthase; the protein is MRLDKFLADTTDLTRSLATKAVKQGRVLVNGDKPKSAAVKIADTDLVTFDGETLTLESGFRYIIMNKPTGYVCTHRDSTHPLVFDLLEGIINPRDLHTVGRLDVDTTGLLLITDDGQWSHILTSPKRHKPKVYRAWLAEDLCDEAELRFERGILLEDDDTPTLPAQLQRITPREVLVTIHEGRYHQVKRMFAALSNHVEKLHRESMGGLELPADLAVGEYRPLTEEEIARAIAVG
- a CDS encoding TrpB-like pyridoxal phosphate-dependent enzyme, coding for MKQTKILLPETDIPKQWYNVAADLKNPPAPSLGPDGKPLDGSAMSAIFADNIIEQEVSMQRWIDIPEPVREIYQQWRPTPMFRAHRLEEALGTPCKIYYKYEGISAAGSHKLTSAIAQAYYNKQAGITRLTTETGAGQWGSSLSLAGQMFGIDVRVYMVKVSFEQKPFRRSMMQTWGGEVIASPSNLTEAGRKILAADPNNQGSLGIAISEAVEEAASRADTKYALGSVLNHVLLHQTVIGLEAKKQFALVGDYPDMIFAPCGGGSNFGGAAFPFYADEAAGGKKVRLVAVEPTSCPSLTRGHYAYDFGDTEGLTPLMLQYTLGHDFMPPGIHAGGLRYHGASTLVSQMYHEKLIEAVAVPQVATFQAGVQFARTEGIIPAPESNHAIRACIDEALRCKETGEAKTLFFNLSGHGHFDMVSYDKYLNNQLEDYEYPQAEIDAALERLPKVKGA
- the lon gene encoding endopeptidase La is translated as MSDQEHEYIGREETPSGVALANEILPGQLNILPVNGRPFFPAQVQPVIVDEKLWGETLRRVAKTDHKLLGLAFVDDKLTDEIPTIDRIPLMGCVVRIHHVQAEDGRIQFIAQGVRRYKVLEWLSEKAPLLGRVHYPRHSGDFTDEIKAYAMAVINAIKELVSINPLYSEELKHYLNRFSPNDPSPLTDFAAAITTAEGPALQEILETIPLQKRMEKVLLLLKKEVEVARLQVEINKTVNDNINKHQREFFLKQQLKTIQKELGISKDDKTAEIDEFMQRLQGKTLPKAAQKRIDEELHKLQMLETGSAEYAVTRNYLDWATSIPWGIYSTDAFNLAQAREVLNEHHAGLDDVKDRILEFLAVGTFKQEVSGSIMLLVGPPGVGKTSIGRSIADALGRKFYRFSVGGMRDEAEIKGHRRTYIGALPGKLIQALKDVEVANPVIMLDEIDKLGSSYQGDPASALLEVLDPEQNREFLDHYLDLRVDLSKVLFICTANQLDSIPAPLLDRMDTIRLSGYITEEKLAIAKSHLWPRVLQRHGLKKSQVKIADSTLKAMIEGYARESGVRHLEKLLQQIARKAVVKLLDNPTLKITVSQKDLQAYLGAPVFRAERILRGVGVVTGLAWTAMGGATLPIEAAVVHQQNRGFKLTGKLGEVMKESAEIAYSFAAGHARQFGGDAAFFDQRFIHLHVPEGATPKDGPSAGVTMTTALVSLMLNKRIKRPLAMTGELTLTGQVLPVGGIREKVIAARRSKIMEVILPEANRRDYDELPDHIRKGMTAHFAENYQDVFDVVFG
- a CDS encoding hydrolase codes for the protein MLNKDTTGLMIVDIQGKLSDLMHDSAAMFTQVQKLIKGAEVLGLPVIWMEQIPSKLGKTRPEIAALLPGQPYEKHSFSGMQNTEIAKAVQHTRRKQWLVAGLESHVCVYQTVCDLLRSQYEVHLVTDCVSSRVLTNKELAIRKMEKLGAHLTSMELALFELQRVAEGPEFKQLIQIIK